In a single window of the Balaenoptera acutorostrata chromosome 3, mBalAcu1.1, whole genome shotgun sequence genome:
- the EMC7 gene encoding ER membrane protein complex subunit 7 isoform X2, protein MAAAVWGFFSFLLLMLSRDAQSSEVSGATSEGSGGSGVSIGDRFKIEGRAVVPGVKPQDWISAARVLVDGEEHVGFLKARYVNYIKTSEVVRLPYPLQMKSSGPPSYFIKRESWGWTDFLMNPMVMMMVLPLLIFVLLPKVVNTSDPDMRREMEQSMNMLNSNHELPDVSEFMTRLFSSKSSGKSSSGSSKTGKSGTGKRR, encoded by the exons ATGGCGGCCGCTGTGTGgggcttcttttccttccttctgctgatgcTCTCAAGGGATGCCCAGAGCTCGGAGGTGTCTGGGGCTACCTCCGAGGGCTCAGGAGGGAGTGGGGTCAGTATCGGAGATCGCTTCAAGATTGAGGGGCGTGCGGTTGTTCCTGGTGTGAAGCCCCAGGACTGGATCTCGGCGGCCCGAGTGCTGGTAGACGGAGAAGAGCACGTCGGCTTTCTCAA AGCGAGATATGTGAATTACATCAAAACATCAGAAGTGGTCAGACTGCCCTATCCTCTCCAAATGAAATCTTCAGGCCCACCTTCTTACTTTATTAAAAGGGAATCTTGGGGCTGGACAGACTTTCTGATGAACCCAATG gTTATGATGATGGTTCTTCCGTTGTTGATATTTGTGCTTCTTCCCAAAGTGGTCAACACAAGTGATCCTGACATGAGGCGG GAGATGGAGCAGTCAATGAATATGCTGAATTCCAATCATGAATTGCCTGATGTTTCTGAGTTCATGACAAGACTCTTCTCTTCAAAATCATCTGGCAAATCTAGCAGTGGCAGCAGTAAAACAGGCAAAAGTGGGACTGGCAAAAGGAGGTAG
- the EMC7 gene encoding ER membrane protein complex subunit 7 isoform X1, whose translation MAAAVWGFFSFLLLMLSRDAQSSEVSGATSEGSGGSGVSIGDRFKIEGRAVVPGVKPQDWISAARVLVDGEEHVGFLKTDGSFVVHDIPSGSYVVEVISPAYRFDPVRVDITSKGKMRARYVNYIKTSEVVRLPYPLQMKSSGPPSYFIKRESWGWTDFLMNPMVMMMVLPLLIFVLLPKVVNTSDPDMRREMEQSMNMLNSNHELPDVSEFMTRLFSSKSSGKSSSGSSKTGKSGTGKRR comes from the exons ATGGCGGCCGCTGTGTGgggcttcttttccttccttctgctgatgcTCTCAAGGGATGCCCAGAGCTCGGAGGTGTCTGGGGCTACCTCCGAGGGCTCAGGAGGGAGTGGGGTCAGTATCGGAGATCGCTTCAAGATTGAGGGGCGTGCGGTTGTTCCTGGTGTGAAGCCCCAGGACTGGATCTCGGCGGCCCGAGTGCTGGTAGACGGAGAAGAGCACGTCGGCTTTCTCAA GACAGATGGGAGTTTTGTGGTTCATGATATACCTTCTGGATCTTATGTAGTGGAAGTTATTTCTCCAGCTTACAGGTTTGATCCTGTCCGAGTAGATATCACTTCaaaaggcaaaatgag AGCGAGATATGTGAATTACATCAAAACATCAGAAGTGGTCAGACTGCCCTATCCTCTCCAAATGAAATCTTCAGGCCCACCTTCTTACTTTATTAAAAGGGAATCTTGGGGCTGGACAGACTTTCTGATGAACCCAATG gTTATGATGATGGTTCTTCCGTTGTTGATATTTGTGCTTCTTCCCAAAGTGGTCAACACAAGTGATCCTGACATGAGGCGG GAGATGGAGCAGTCAATGAATATGCTGAATTCCAATCATGAATTGCCTGATGTTTCTGAGTTCATGACAAGACTCTTCTCTTCAAAATCATCTGGCAAATCTAGCAGTGGCAGCAGTAAAACAGGCAAAAGTGGGACTGGCAAAAGGAGGTAG